The Burkholderia pyrrocinia genome has a segment encoding these proteins:
- a CDS encoding glycosyltransferase family 4 protein gives MRIAQIAPLYEAVPPKLYGGTERVVSYLTEALVELGHDVTLFASGDSVTSARLEAAWPRALRLDPSIRDSMAPHMRLLEQVARVAHEFDVLHFHLDYLPFPLMSRLDTPYVTTLHGRLDLPELQPVFDAFPDAPVVSISNNQRKPLPQAAWAGTVYHGLPDTLLTPQPGVKPEYLAFLGRICPEKRVDTAIRIAAQSGLPLKIAAKVDKADADYFKEVIEPLLGQAHVEFIGEINEAQKPAFLSGAKALLFPIDWPEPFGLVMIEAMACGTPVVAFNRGSVPEVIEDGVTGFIVEDVQGAVGALHRIDSLSRTAIRERFDTRFSSKAMAQRYVETYESLCATTRQPVLRRVAGA, from the coding sequence ATGCGAATTGCCCAGATCGCGCCGCTTTACGAAGCCGTCCCGCCGAAACTCTACGGCGGTACCGAGCGTGTCGTGTCCTACCTCACTGAAGCGCTCGTCGAACTCGGGCACGATGTGACGCTGTTCGCCAGCGGCGACTCCGTCACGTCGGCTCGCCTCGAGGCGGCCTGGCCGCGCGCACTGCGGCTCGACCCGTCGATCCGCGATTCGATGGCGCCCCACATGCGGCTCCTCGAGCAGGTCGCCCGCGTCGCGCACGAATTCGACGTGCTGCACTTCCACCTCGACTACCTGCCGTTCCCGCTGATGTCGCGCCTCGACACGCCTTACGTGACGACGCTGCACGGCCGCCTCGACCTGCCGGAGCTGCAGCCCGTGTTCGACGCGTTCCCGGACGCGCCGGTCGTGTCGATCTCGAACAACCAGCGCAAGCCGCTGCCGCAAGCCGCGTGGGCCGGCACCGTGTACCACGGGCTGCCCGACACGCTGCTCACGCCGCAGCCGGGCGTGAAGCCCGAATACCTCGCGTTCCTCGGCCGGATCTGTCCCGAGAAGCGCGTCGACACGGCGATCCGGATCGCCGCGCAAAGCGGGCTGCCGCTGAAGATCGCCGCGAAGGTCGACAAGGCCGACGCCGACTACTTCAAGGAAGTGATCGAGCCGCTGCTCGGCCAGGCGCACGTCGAATTCATCGGCGAGATCAACGAAGCGCAGAAGCCCGCGTTCCTGTCCGGCGCGAAGGCGCTGCTGTTCCCGATCGACTGGCCGGAGCCGTTCGGCCTCGTGATGATCGAGGCGATGGCGTGCGGCACGCCGGTCGTCGCGTTCAACCGCGGCTCGGTGCCGGAAGTGATCGAGGACGGCGTGACCGGCTTCATCGTCGAGGACGTGCAGGGCGCGGTCGGCGCGCTGCACCGGATCGACAGCCTGTCGCGCACCGCGATCCGCGAACGCTTCGATACGCGTTTCAGCTCGAAGGCGATGGCGCAGCGTTATGTCGAAACCTACGAATCGCTTTGCGCGACGACCCGGCAACCGGTATTGCGCCGGGTCGCGGGCGCCTGA
- the flhD gene encoding flagellar transcriptional regulator FlhD, translated as MSATSEMLSEIKEVNLSYLLLAQRLLREDKAMGMFRMGISQELADLLANLTLAQTVKLAASNQMLCRFRFDDHALLSSLADKGRSDVVAHAHSAILMAGQQVEGVR; from the coding sequence ATGAGCGCTACCAGCGAAATGCTCAGTGAGATCAAAGAGGTCAACCTGTCGTACCTCCTCCTCGCGCAGCGCCTGCTGCGGGAAGACAAGGCGATGGGTATGTTCCGCATGGGAATTTCCCAGGAACTGGCCGACCTGCTCGCGAACCTCACGCTCGCCCAGACCGTGAAGCTCGCCGCGTCGAACCAGATGCTGTGCCGCTTCCGCTTTGACGATCACGCGCTGCTGTCGTCGCTCGCCGACAAGGGCCGTAGCGATGTCGTCGCGCACGCCCACTCGGCCATCCTGATGGCCGGGCAACAGGTCGAAGGCGTCCGCTGA
- the flhC gene encoding flagellar transcriptional regulator FlhC translates to MASKSVVIEVKEITLAIELIELGARLQLLEAETSLSRDRLIKLYKELKGVSPPKGMLPFSTDWFMTWQPNIHSSLFYNIYRFMQDHGRCEPIQSIVKAYRLYQEHVNLSGDEAALSLTRAWTLVRFFDSGMLQMTPCTRCGGHFVAHAHDPHQGFVCGLCQPPSRAGKTRKAAAARAELAGAAA, encoded by the coding sequence ATGGCAAGCAAAAGCGTCGTGATCGAGGTGAAGGAAATCACCCTCGCCATCGAACTGATCGAACTGGGCGCCCGGCTGCAGTTGCTGGAGGCGGAGACGAGCCTGTCGCGGGACCGTCTGATCAAGCTGTACAAGGAACTGAAGGGCGTGTCGCCGCCGAAGGGGATGCTGCCGTTCTCGACCGACTGGTTCATGACGTGGCAGCCGAACATCCACTCGTCGCTGTTCTACAACATCTACCGGTTCATGCAGGACCACGGCCGCTGCGAGCCGATCCAGTCGATCGTGAAGGCGTACCGGCTCTATCAGGAGCACGTGAACCTGTCCGGCGACGAAGCCGCGCTGAGCCTCACGCGCGCGTGGACGCTCGTGCGCTTCTTCGATTCGGGGATGCTGCAGATGACCCCGTGCACGCGCTGCGGCGGCCACTTCGTCGCGCATGCGCATGATCCGCATCAAGGTTTCGTCTGCGGCCTGTGCCAGCCGCCGTCACGTGCGGGCAAGACCCGCAAGGCCGCCGCCGCGCGCGCCGAACTGGCCGGCGCCGCGGCCTGA
- the motA gene encoding flagellar motor stator protein MotA produces the protein MLIIVGTLVTLLSVFGGYALAGGHLGALIQPVEILMIVGAGVGAFILGNGGKTIKATLRVLPTLFKGSKYTKDVYMELMALLYVLLAKARKEGTLTLEADIDDPEKSPIFTQYPKILADHHIVEFLTDYLRLMVGGNMNAFEIESLMDEEIETHHAEGEGPAHALMRVGDAMPAFGIVAAVMGVVHTMASADKPPAVLGAMIAQALVGTFLGILLSYGLIGPLASLAEQRVAESTKMFQCIKVTILATLNGYAPAIAVEFGRKVLFSTERPSFSELEEHVRRVKAK, from the coding sequence GTGCTGATTATCGTGGGAACACTCGTGACGCTGTTGTCCGTCTTCGGCGGTTATGCGCTGGCAGGCGGGCATCTGGGCGCATTGATCCAGCCCGTCGAGATCCTGATGATCGTGGGCGCCGGCGTCGGCGCATTCATCCTCGGCAACGGCGGCAAGACCATCAAGGCCACGCTGCGCGTGCTGCCGACGCTCTTCAAGGGCTCGAAATACACGAAGGACGTCTATATGGAGCTGATGGCGCTCCTGTACGTGCTGCTCGCGAAGGCGCGCAAGGAAGGCACGCTGACGCTCGAGGCCGACATCGACGATCCGGAAAAGAGCCCGATCTTCACGCAATACCCGAAGATCCTCGCCGATCACCACATCGTCGAATTCCTGACCGACTACCTGCGCCTGATGGTGGGCGGCAACATGAACGCGTTCGAGATCGAGAGCCTGATGGACGAGGAGATCGAGACGCACCACGCGGAAGGCGAAGGCCCCGCGCACGCGCTGATGCGCGTCGGCGACGCGATGCCGGCGTTCGGCATCGTCGCGGCCGTGATGGGCGTCGTGCACACGATGGCGTCCGCCGACAAGCCGCCCGCGGTGCTCGGCGCGATGATCGCGCAGGCGCTGGTCGGCACGTTCCTCGGGATCCTGTTGTCGTACGGGCTGATCGGGCCGCTCGCGAGCCTCGCGGAGCAGCGCGTCGCCGAGTCGACCAAGATGTTCCAGTGCATCAAGGTGACGATCCTCGCGACGCTGAACGGCTATGCGCCGGCGATTGCGGTCGAGTTCGGCCGCAAGGTGCTGTTCTCGACCGAGCGGCCGTCGTTTTCCGAGCTCGAAGAGCACGTGCGCCGCGTGAAGGCAAAGTGA
- the motB gene encoding flagellar motor protein MotB yields MSKSKDRAIVVKRVAPAKKGHHGGAWKLAYADFMTAMMAFFLLMWLLSSVTPVQLKGIAEYFNTPLKAALFGSGDRSSQDSSIINGGGRDLSSADAGTLRRTDGTTSLAERVAKPVDEQAQAQAQGAVERREQARLHDLQIKLMAAIEANPTLRQFKQQIRIDSTLMGLRIEIVDTQKRPMFAMSSDHVEPYMRDILREIGKTLNDVPNRIIVQGHTDAVAYAGGEGGYSNWELSADRANASRRELIAGGMDEAKVLRVLGLASTQNLNKADPLDPENRRISVIVLNRKSEEALMRDDATTTTLSADAAGSKLLAQQLAGPSPAARPVVASAAAVAPKP; encoded by the coding sequence ATGAGCAAGAGCAAGGATCGCGCGATCGTCGTCAAGCGGGTGGCCCCGGCGAAGAAGGGCCACCACGGCGGCGCATGGAAGCTCGCGTATGCGGACTTCATGACCGCGATGATGGCGTTCTTCCTGCTGATGTGGCTGCTGAGCTCGGTCACGCCGGTGCAGCTGAAGGGGATCGCCGAATACTTCAACACGCCGCTGAAGGCCGCGCTGTTCGGCAGCGGCGACCGCAGCTCGCAGGACTCCAGCATCATCAACGGCGGCGGCCGCGACCTGTCGAGCGCCGACGCCGGCACGCTGCGCCGCACGGACGGCACGACGTCGCTCGCCGAGCGCGTCGCGAAGCCGGTCGACGAGCAGGCGCAAGCGCAGGCGCAGGGCGCGGTCGAGCGGCGCGAGCAGGCGCGCCTGCACGACCTGCAGATCAAGCTGATGGCCGCGATCGAGGCCAACCCGACGCTGCGCCAGTTCAAGCAGCAGATCCGCATCGACTCGACGCTGATGGGGCTGCGCATCGAGATCGTCGATACGCAGAAGCGGCCGATGTTCGCGATGTCGAGCGACCACGTCGAGCCGTACATGCGCGACATCCTGCGCGAGATCGGCAAGACGCTGAACGACGTGCCGAACCGGATCATCGTCCAGGGCCACACCGACGCGGTGGCGTACGCGGGCGGCGAGGGCGGCTACAGCAACTGGGAGTTGTCGGCCGACCGCGCGAACGCGTCGCGCCGCGAGCTGATCGCCGGCGGCATGGACGAGGCGAAAGTGCTGCGCGTGCTCGGCCTCGCGTCGACGCAGAACCTGAACAAGGCCGACCCGCTCGATCCGGAAAACCGCCGGATCAGCGTGATCGTGCTGAACCGCAAATCCGAAGAAGCGCTGATGCGCGACGACGCGACGACCACGACGCTGTCGGCCGACGCGGCGGGCTCGAAGCTGCTCGCGCAGCAGCTCGCCGGCCCGTCGCCGGCCGCGCGTCCGGTGGTTGCGAGCGCCGCCGCCGTGGCGCCGAAACCCTGA
- a CDS encoding response regulator, translating to MIRTILAIDDSATMRALLQATLAQAGYDVTVAPDGEAGFDMAATAPYDLVLTDQNMPRKSGLEVIAALRKLTAYADTPILVLTTEGSDAFKDAARDAGATGWIEKPIDPVVLVDLVATLSEPAAS from the coding sequence ATGATCCGAACCATTCTCGCCATCGACGACTCCGCGACCATGCGTGCGCTGCTGCAGGCAACGCTTGCGCAGGCCGGCTACGACGTGACGGTGGCGCCGGACGGCGAAGCCGGCTTCGACATGGCCGCGACCGCGCCGTACGACCTGGTGCTGACCGACCAGAACATGCCGCGCAAGAGCGGGCTCGAGGTGATCGCCGCGCTGCGCAAGCTGACCGCGTATGCGGACACGCCGATCCTCGTGCTGACGACCGAAGGCAGCGATGCCTTCAAGGACGCCGCGCGCGACGCGGGCGCGACCGGCTGGATCGAGAAGCCGATCGACCCGGTCGTGCTGGTCGACCTGGTCGCGACGCTGTCCGAGCCGGCTGCCTCCTGA
- the cheA gene encoding chemotaxis protein CheA: MTLDITQFYQTFFDEADELLAQMEQLLLNLDVDSPDPEDLAAIFRAAHSIKGGAATFGFSALTDTTHILESLLDRARNHELTLTKDMVDAFLETKDVLSDQLVDYRASAEPDAAAAATICAKLERLKAESGTGAPAAAAAAPAPAAPVAAAAVPAAVVVAPAAEPAAGGDRAPDHVVEQAVAAAHPAADAGVGGPHLKITLAGVDAKDRELLSEELGNLGRIVGREETGADLTLWLESDVPSDDIVAVCCFVIDESQIRVAHGTAPAAPAAAQDAAAPAAEPAAAAQPARVEVFTPQAAAPQPAAPVPAPATVEPAAAAATQPPQPQQPQAEHAAPAVAHHDDKRARPAAAAASGAEGSSIRVGVEKVDQLINLVGELVITQAMLAETATAFDPALHDRLFNGMAQLERNARDLQEAVMSIRMMPMDYVFSRFPRLVRDLAGKLGKQVELVTFGQATELDKSLIERIIDPLTHLVRNSLDHGIETVDKRVAAGKDAVGQLVLSAAHHGGNIVIEVSDDGAGLNRERILAKAAKQGMPVSDNISDDEVWQLIFAPGFSTAETVTDVSGRGVGMDVVKRNIQSMGGHVEITSQAGRGTTTRIVLPLTLAILDGMSVKVGSEIFILPLNFVMESLQPSNDDIYTVGNGERVVRVRGEYLPLVALHEVFSVEDARTDPTQGIVTIMETEGRRFAMLIDELVGQQQVVVKNLETNYRKVHGISAATILGDGSVALIVDVAALNRETRAMHGARAGAELAMF, translated from the coding sequence ATGACTCTCGACATCACGCAGTTCTACCAGACCTTTTTCGACGAAGCGGACGAGCTGCTCGCGCAGATGGAGCAGCTTCTGCTGAACCTCGACGTCGACTCGCCCGACCCCGAAGACCTGGCCGCGATCTTCCGCGCCGCGCATTCGATCAAGGGCGGCGCGGCGACGTTCGGCTTTTCCGCGCTGACCGATACGACGCACATCCTCGAATCGCTGCTCGACCGCGCGCGCAACCATGAGCTGACGCTGACCAAGGACATGGTCGACGCGTTCCTCGAGACCAAGGACGTGCTGTCCGACCAGCTCGTCGACTACCGCGCGAGCGCCGAACCGGACGCGGCAGCCGCCGCGACGATCTGCGCGAAGCTCGAACGGCTGAAGGCCGAGAGCGGCACGGGCGCACCGGCGGCCGCTGCGGCCGCACCGGCGCCTGCCGCGCCGGTCGCCGCTGCCGCCGTGCCGGCCGCAGTTGTCGTCGCACCGGCCGCGGAGCCCGCCGCCGGCGGCGATCGCGCGCCCGATCATGTGGTCGAGCAGGCCGTCGCGGCCGCGCATCCGGCGGCCGACGCAGGCGTTGGCGGCCCGCACCTGAAGATCACGCTCGCGGGCGTCGACGCGAAGGACCGGGAGCTGCTCAGCGAAGAACTCGGCAACCTCGGCCGGATCGTCGGCCGCGAGGAAACGGGCGCCGACCTGACGCTGTGGCTCGAATCGGACGTGCCGTCCGACGACATCGTCGCCGTGTGCTGCTTCGTGATCGACGAAAGCCAGATCCGCGTCGCGCACGGCACGGCGCCGGCCGCGCCGGCTGCCGCGCAGGACGCCGCTGCACCGGCTGCCGAACCGGCCGCCGCCGCGCAACCCGCTCGCGTCGAGGTATTCACGCCGCAGGCCGCCGCGCCGCAACCGGCCGCACCGGTACCGGCTCCCGCAACCGTCGAGCCGGCCGCTGCCGCAGCCACACAGCCGCCGCAACCCCAGCAGCCGCAAGCCGAACACGCGGCACCGGCGGTCGCGCATCACGACGACAAGCGTGCGCGCCCGGCCGCCGCGGCCGCATCGGGCGCCGAAGGCAGCTCGATTCGCGTCGGCGTCGAGAAGGTCGACCAGCTGATCAACCTCGTCGGCGAGCTCGTGATCACGCAGGCGATGCTCGCCGAGACGGCGACCGCGTTCGATCCGGCACTGCACGACCGCCTGTTCAACGGGATGGCGCAGCTCGAGCGCAATGCGCGCGACCTGCAGGAAGCCGTGATGTCGATCCGCATGATGCCGATGGACTACGTGTTCAGCCGCTTCCCGCGGCTCGTGCGCGACCTCGCCGGCAAGCTCGGCAAGCAGGTCGAGCTCGTCACGTTCGGCCAGGCGACCGAGCTCGACAAGAGCCTGATCGAGCGGATCATCGACCCGCTCACGCACCTCGTGCGCAACAGCCTCGACCACGGGATCGAAACCGTCGACAAGCGCGTCGCCGCCGGCAAGGACGCGGTCGGCCAGCTCGTGCTGTCGGCCGCGCATCACGGCGGCAACATCGTGATCGAGGTCAGCGACGACGGCGCGGGCCTGAACCGCGAGCGGATCCTCGCGAAGGCCGCGAAGCAGGGCATGCCGGTGTCCGACAACATCAGCGACGACGAAGTCTGGCAGCTGATCTTCGCGCCGGGCTTCTCGACCGCCGAGACGGTGACCGACGTATCGGGCCGCGGCGTCGGGATGGACGTCGTGAAGCGCAACATCCAGTCGATGGGCGGTCACGTCGAGATCACGTCGCAGGCCGGCCGCGGCACGACCACGCGGATCGTGCTGCCGCTGACGCTCGCGATCCTCGACGGGATGTCGGTGAAGGTCGGCAGCGAGATCTTCATCCTGCCGCTGAACTTCGTGATGGAGTCGCTGCAGCCGTCGAACGACGACATCTACACGGTCGGCAACGGCGAGCGCGTGGTGCGCGTGCGCGGCGAATACCTGCCGCTGGTCGCGCTGCACGAAGTGTTCTCGGTCGAGGACGCGCGCACCGACCCGACGCAGGGGATCGTCACGATCATGGAAACCGAGGGACGCCGCTTCGCGATGCTGATCGACGAGCTGGTCGGCCAGCAGCAGGTGGTCGTGAAGAACCTCGAAACCAACTACCGCAAGGTGCATGGCATCTCGGCGGCGACCATCCTCGGCGACGGCAGCGTCGCGCTGATCGTCGACGTCGCGGCACTGAACCGAGAAACCCGTGCGATGCACGGCGCCCGAGCCGGCGCCGAGCTCGCGATGTTCTGA
- the cheW gene encoding chemotaxis protein CheW, whose amino-acid sequence MIHPAAANAANATTGRRDAAQGDATGQEFLVFTLGDEEYGIDILKVQEIRGYDSVTRIANAPDFIKGVINLRGIIVPIVDMRIKFHLGRVEYDHQTVVIILNVAHRVVGMVVDGVSDVLTLQTDQIMPAPEFGATLTTEYLTGLGTVDGRMLILMDIEKLMSSREMALIETLGG is encoded by the coding sequence ATGATTCATCCGGCCGCGGCGAACGCGGCCAATGCGACAACCGGCCGCCGCGACGCGGCGCAAGGCGACGCGACGGGCCAGGAATTCCTCGTGTTCACGCTCGGCGACGAGGAATACGGGATCGACATCCTGAAGGTGCAGGAGATCCGCGGTTACGACAGCGTCACGCGCATCGCGAACGCGCCGGACTTCATCAAGGGCGTGATCAACCTGCGCGGGATCATCGTGCCGATCGTCGACATGCGGATCAAGTTCCATCTCGGCCGCGTCGAGTACGACCACCAGACCGTCGTGATCATCCTGAACGTCGCGCATCGCGTGGTCGGGATGGTGGTCGACGGCGTGTCGGACGTGCTGACGCTGCAGACCGACCAGATCATGCCGGCGCCGGAATTCGGCGCGACGCTGACGACCGAGTACCTGACGGGCCTCGGCACGGTCGACGGCCGGATGCTGATCCTGATGGACATCGAGAAGCTGATGTCGAGCCGTGAAATGGCGCTGATCGAAACACTCGGCGGGTAA
- a CDS encoding methyl-accepting chemotaxis protein, with product MLHNWSIRTTLTAVGLILVCLAAAVGGLGLYALNHASRSLDEIAHVDLPAIHTLDDTAAHLLRSRVALDRFRTLTEAGNAAEAAKVLDRAQELYAKSNQNWQAFQSLPKLGVEQALLDELTARYTTIMKEGVEPEFAAARAGDMAAYHAIADAKISPLFVAFDQTSAAVIASLQKRAEERQAATQSQISLMVALIAAGIAIAFVVVIAIRFAMRGLIVKPLEDAIAHFERIAGGDLTQPVNVSSTNEMGRLFGGIKRMQDAVTTMVQAVHRGTESIDVGAREIATGNIDLSQRTEEQAASLQETASSMEQLTGTVRQNAENARQASQLAVNASDIATQGGEVVGQVVSTMQDIAASSGKVVDIIGTIEGIAFQTNILALNAAVEAARAGEQGRGFAVVAGEVRSLAQRSASAAKEIKQLIGDSAEKVDSGSALVARAGSTMDEIVQAVRRVTDIMGEISAASEEQSTGIEQVNRAVGQMDSVTQQNAALVEQAAAAAASLEEQTRQMKTIVSSWRVAGGIVLAPARGVARPGAHEAAAVPALPSEPRHDAAPVAALPAPQAAAQPARRGAAASHAATSAAAGASQPKRAADSGARTPKDAPASRGGAAGGYGPRLAKSAAAAADKPAAKPALVRPALNGEKPALAAAGTSDDDWETF from the coding sequence ATGTTGCATAACTGGTCGATCCGCACGACGCTGACGGCGGTCGGACTCATCCTCGTGTGCCTGGCCGCCGCGGTCGGCGGGCTCGGCCTCTACGCGCTCAATCACGCGAGCCGCTCGCTCGACGAGATCGCGCACGTCGACCTGCCGGCGATCCATACGCTGGACGACACGGCCGCGCACCTGCTGCGCTCGCGCGTTGCGCTCGACCGCTTCCGTACGCTGACCGAAGCCGGCAATGCGGCCGAGGCGGCGAAGGTGCTCGACCGGGCGCAGGAGCTGTATGCGAAGTCGAACCAGAACTGGCAGGCGTTCCAGTCGCTGCCGAAGCTCGGTGTCGAGCAGGCGCTCCTCGACGAGCTCACCGCCCGCTACACGACGATCATGAAGGAAGGCGTCGAGCCCGAATTTGCCGCGGCGCGCGCGGGCGACATGGCGGCGTACCACGCGATTGCCGACGCGAAGATCAGCCCGCTGTTCGTCGCGTTCGACCAGACGTCGGCGGCCGTGATCGCGTCGCTGCAGAAGCGCGCGGAAGAGCGCCAGGCCGCGACGCAGTCGCAGATCTCGCTGATGGTCGCGCTGATCGCGGCCGGCATTGCGATCGCGTTCGTGGTCGTGATCGCGATCCGCTTCGCGATGCGCGGGCTGATCGTGAAGCCGCTCGAGGACGCGATCGCGCACTTCGAGCGGATCGCCGGCGGCGATCTCACGCAGCCGGTGAACGTGTCCAGCACGAACGAGATGGGCCGCCTGTTCGGCGGCATCAAGCGGATGCAGGACGCCGTCACGACGATGGTGCAGGCCGTGCATCGCGGCACCGAGTCGATCGACGTCGGCGCGCGCGAGATCGCGACCGGCAACATCGACCTGTCGCAGCGCACCGAGGAGCAGGCGGCGTCGCTGCAGGAAACCGCGTCGAGCATGGAGCAGCTGACGGGCACCGTGCGGCAGAACGCGGAGAACGCGCGGCAGGCGAGCCAGCTCGCGGTGAACGCGTCGGACATCGCGACGCAGGGCGGCGAGGTCGTCGGCCAGGTCGTGTCGACGATGCAGGACATCGCGGCGAGCTCGGGCAAGGTCGTCGACATCATCGGCACGATCGAAGGCATCGCGTTCCAGACCAACATCCTCGCGCTGAACGCGGCGGTCGAAGCCGCGCGTGCGGGCGAGCAAGGGCGCGGCTTCGCGGTGGTCGCGGGCGAGGTGCGCTCGCTCGCGCAGCGCAGCGCGAGCGCCGCGAAGGAAATCAAGCAGCTGATCGGCGATTCGGCCGAGAAGGTCGACAGCGGGTCGGCGCTCGTCGCGCGCGCGGGCTCGACGATGGACGAGATCGTGCAGGCCGTGCGCCGCGTGACCGACATCATGGGCGAGATCAGCGCCGCGTCGGAAGAGCAGTCGACCGGCATCGAGCAGGTCAACCGCGCGGTCGGCCAGATGGATTCGGTCACGCAGCAGAACGCGGCGCTCGTCGAGCAGGCAGCGGCCGCGGCCGCGTCGCTCGAGGAGCAGACGCGCCAGATGAAGACGATCGTGTCGAGCTGGCGCGTCGCGGGCGGCATCGTGCTCGCGCCGGCGCGCGGGGTCGCGCGGCCGGGCGCGCATGAAGCGGCGGCCGTGCCGGCACTGCCGTCGGAACCGCGTCACGACGCTGCGCCGGTCGCCGCGCTGCCGGCGCCGCAGGCTGCCGCACAACCGGCACGGCGCGGCGCGGCGGCGTCGCATGCGGCCACGTCGGCTGCGGCGGGCGCGAGCCAGCCGAAGCGCGCAGCGGACTCGGGTGCGCGCACGCCGAAGGACGCACCCGCATCCCGCGGCGGCGCTGCCGGCGGCTACGGGCCGCGTCTCGCGAAGTCGGCCGCCGCCGCGGCGGACAAGCCGGCCGCGAAGCCCGCGCTCGTGCGCCCCGCGCTGAACGGCGAGAAGCCGGCGCTGGCCGCGGCCGGCACGTCCGACGACGACTGGGAGACCTTCTAA
- a CDS encoding CheR family methyltransferase: MPNARAPFRPDAPDASPRAGEPGRDFAFTGADFARIRALIHQRAGISLSEHKRDMAYSRLARRLRARGLDTFRDYLDLLEQEDDPLEWEAFTNALTTNLAAFFRESHHFPILSEFVKGRPAPVSVWCSAASTGEEPYSIAITLIEALGESAARGASILATDLDTQVLAKAEAGIYTYDQVKHLSPERLKRFFLKGTGPQAGRVKVRPELRAMIRFEQLNLTDADYGIAKPFDAIFCRNVMIYFDKPTQGQVLSRFAPLVKPGGLLFAGHSENFTYVTQAFRLRGQTVYELTRDAAQGARPHGAQAPAAAAMPSPVRARAAEAAPAYGDRG, encoded by the coding sequence ATGCCGAACGCGCGCGCGCCGTTTCGACCCGATGCACCGGATGCCTCGCCCCGCGCGGGCGAGCCGGGGCGCGACTTCGCGTTCACGGGCGCGGATTTCGCACGCATCCGCGCGCTGATCCACCAACGCGCGGGGATCTCGCTGTCCGAGCACAAGCGCGACATGGCGTACAGCCGTCTCGCGCGGCGGCTGCGCGCGCGCGGCCTCGACACGTTCCGCGACTACCTCGACCTGCTCGAGCAGGAAGACGATCCGCTCGAGTGGGAAGCGTTCACCAACGCGCTGACCACCAACCTGGCCGCGTTCTTTCGCGAGTCGCACCACTTCCCGATCCTGTCCGAGTTCGTGAAGGGGCGGCCGGCGCCCGTGTCGGTGTGGTGCTCGGCGGCGTCGACCGGCGAGGAGCCGTACTCGATCGCGATCACGCTGATCGAGGCGCTCGGCGAATCGGCGGCGCGCGGCGCGTCGATCCTCGCGACCGATCTCGACACGCAGGTGCTCGCGAAGGCGGAAGCCGGCATCTACACGTACGACCAGGTCAAGCACCTGTCGCCCGAGCGGCTGAAGCGCTTTTTCCTGAAGGGCACGGGCCCGCAGGCCGGCCGCGTGAAGGTGCGCCCCGAGCTGCGCGCAATGATCCGCTTCGAGCAGTTGAACCTGACCGATGCCGACTACGGGATCGCGAAGCCGTTCGACGCGATCTTCTGCCGCAACGTGATGATCTATTTCGACAAGCCGACGCAGGGGCAGGTGCTGTCGCGCTTCGCGCCGCTCGTGAAGCCGGGCGGGCTGCTGTTCGCCGGCCATTCGGAAAACTTCACGTATGTCACGCAGGCGTTCCGGCTGCGCGGGCAGACGGTGTACGAACTGACACGCGACGCCGCACAGGGTGCGCGGCCGCACGGCGCGCAGGCGCCCGCGGCGGCGGCCATGCCGTCGCCCGTGCGTGCACGGGCCGCGGAAGCCGCGCCCGCCTATGGAGATCGCGGATGA